One Pectobacterium polaris DNA window includes the following coding sequences:
- a CDS encoding GntR family transcriptional regulator: protein MNYPIGQINHSYLGSSVYTMLREALITGQLKPDDRLRIRELAAQVGTSVTPVRDAILQLAKEQALVLKTPRDIRVPQLTEAQFIEIRTLRLALEGTGAEQAAAHITPKMLEQIEENIRQNRLAIDEKNLREALRLNSEFHLFLAQAARMPLLTQFIGSLWMRTGPLIAQAYAHFSVQMAIEHHEEVFVALQQHNASAARQAIQSDILDGSETMLAFIAIDQ from the coding sequence GTGAATTATCCAATTGGGCAGATCAATCACAGCTATCTGGGTTCCAGCGTTTATACCATGCTGCGTGAGGCGTTAATTACCGGCCAACTCAAACCAGACGATCGCCTGAGAATACGGGAACTCGCCGCACAGGTTGGTACCAGCGTCACGCCGGTGCGAGATGCGATCCTGCAACTGGCGAAAGAACAGGCACTGGTGCTCAAAACGCCGCGCGATATCCGCGTCCCTCAATTGACCGAAGCCCAGTTTATAGAGATCCGCACACTGCGGCTGGCGCTGGAAGGCACGGGAGCCGAGCAGGCTGCCGCGCACATTACGCCAAAGATGCTGGAGCAGATTGAAGAGAATATTCGCCAGAATCGTCTGGCGATTGACGAGAAAAATCTACGCGAAGCGCTGCGGTTAAATAGCGAATTTCACCTGTTTCTGGCGCAGGCGGCACGTATGCCGCTGTTGACGCAGTTTATCGGTAGCCTGTGGATGCGCACCGGCCCGCTGATTGCGCAGGCCTATGCGCATTTTTCCGTGCAGATGGCGATTGAACATCACGAAGAGGTCTTCGTGGCGCTACAGCAGCACAATGCCAGCGCCGCTCGACAGGCCATCCAATCCGATATTCTGGACGGCAGCGAAACGATGCTGGCCTTTATTGCCATCGATCAATAG
- a CDS encoding type III secretion system chaperone: MTPTQQHITRLLRHYGALSRTQLGLQDGICALREPDGQEAVVLEVPASSGVLLLHSDVMRFQGEVSTAVYQFMLMLNFEMAAMKGCWLALDENATLRLCTQHTAESLDEPSFTALLPAFISQAKETRLLIRGLLPRFMAA, from the coding sequence ATGACACCCACACAACAGCATATTACTCGGCTATTACGCCACTACGGCGCGCTCAGCCGTACCCAACTGGGCTTGCAGGACGGCATCTGTGCGCTACGCGAACCTGATGGTCAGGAGGCGGTGGTGTTGGAAGTCCCCGCCAGCAGCGGCGTGCTGCTATTGCACAGCGATGTGATGCGATTTCAGGGGGAGGTCAGCACGGCGGTGTATCAGTTCATGCTGATGCTTAACTTTGAAATGGCGGCGATGAAGGGCTGCTGGCTGGCGCTGGATGAGAACGCGACGCTGCGCTTGTGCACTCAGCACACCGCAGAATCGTTGGATGAACCGAGCTTTACCGCGCTGCTGCCTGCCTTTATCAGTCAGGCCAAAGAGACCCGACTACTGATTCGCGGTTTATTGCCACGATTTATGGCGGCGTAG